A single genomic interval of Nymphalis io chromosome 30, ilAglIoxx1.1, whole genome shotgun sequence harbors:
- the LOC126780149 gene encoding larval cuticle protein LCP-17-like, which produces MKFLIVSVLVACVCADVSHIVGKKDESQATILKQELDVGKLGEYQWSYETENGIAAREQGALKDVPGAEVPAQVAQGEARWTAPDGQVVAFQYTADENGYNAQGPFIPTPHPIPAEILRSIEYIRAHPPKEN; this is translated from the exons ATG AAATTCCTCATCGTCTCCGTCCTAGTGGCGTGCGTCTGCGCTGACGTTTCGCACATCGTCGGCAAGAAGGACGAGTCACAGGCTACGATCCTGAAGCAAGAGCTGGACGTCGGGAAATTGGGAGAATATCAGTGGTCCTATGAGACCGAGAACGGTATCGCGGCGAGGGAGCAGGGCGCCCTCAAGGACGTACCCGGG GCTGAGGTACCAGCTCAGGTGGCACAGGGAGAAGCGAGATGGACGGCACCAGACGGCCAAGTGGTAGCGTTCCAGTACACGGCCGACGAGAATGGTTACAACGCACAG GGTCCCTTCATACCCACACCGCACCCCATCCCAGCAGAGATTCTCCGCTCAATCGAGTACATCCGAGCTCATCCGCCAAAGGAGAACTAA
- the LOC126779962 gene encoding cholinesterase 2-like codes for MWATTWLVVLALGLTQGTLRLDPLVDTQQGLIRGLRADDGDYSMFLGIPYARVDEDNPFGKSTPHPKFDDIFEAYDDSAICPQVEEFGNTIVGSLDCLHLNVYVPNKASSRNKLPVLVWIYGGGFTIGFANRYLYGPKFLVQHDVILVTLNYRLGPYGFMCLDTPEVPGNQGLKDQLLGMRWVKENIGYFGGDTNKITLMGESAGAASVEYHLYSNQERLFNQAILQSGSALSPWALVESDPTVPLKIAERLGYQTEDLSEALAFLKGIDTKLVIAATSELDLGFRACVEKQFDDDEGFLTEHPQNVDVPKVRNMPVLSGFNSNEDLVNYAYKTADEYLSVFNNLLKTTFNYDDDFTAMEDIVRHFYIGDEEVSDEVKGSITDFSSDFRFTYPVQRSLKKFLENGAKDIFQYVFSYSGGRNFAKTIENVTGDGASHADEIGYLFDLSYDKATPSEDDQRIIDQMTTLWTNFVKYGNPTPETTELLPLKWIPITNETYNYLDIDKELSLKKRPFHDRLAFWELFYQVNEDKLKSHNGD; via the exons ATGTGGGCAACAACCTGGCTCGTGGTGCTGGCACTTGGGCTCACCCAGGGCACGCTGAGGTTAGACCCCCTAGTAGACACACAACAGGGTCTGATAAGGGGTCTGAGGGCCGATGACGGTGACTACTCCATGTTCTTGGGCATACCATACGCTAGAGTCGATGAAGATAATCCTTTCGGG AAATCGACCCCACACCCAAAATTCGATGATATCTTCGAAGCTTACGACGATTCAGCGATATGTCCACAAGTCGAAGAGTTCGGCAACACGATCGTGGGTAGTCTGGACTGCTTGCATTTGAATGTATACGTGCCAAACAAGGCCAGTAGTAGGAACAAGCTGCCAGTCCTGGTCTGGATATATGGGGGGGGCTTCACTATTGGCTTCGCGAATAGATACTTATATGGTCCGAAATTTCTGGTCCAACACGACGTTATCCTGGTCACACTTAATTACAGATTAGGCCCATATGGTTTCATGTGCTTAGACACACCAGAGGTTCCTGGTAACCAGGGTCTCAAGGACCAACTGTTGGGCATGCGttgggtgaaggaaaacattggtTATTTCGGCGGTGATACCAATAAGATAACTTTGATGGGCGAAAGCGCGGGCGCCGCGTCTGTTGAGTACCACTTATACTCAAACCAGGAGAGGTTGTTCAATCAGGCAATCCTGCAGAGCGGTTCAGCACTGTCTCCTTGGGCTTTAGTAGAGTCAGATCCGACAGTACCTTTGAAAATCGCTGAACGTCTAGGCTACCAAACGGAAGACCTATCTGAGGCGTTAGCATTCCTAAAAGGCATCGACACGAAACTAGTAATCGCGGCCACATCCGAATTGGATTTAGGCTTTCGGGCTTGCGTGGAAAAACAATTCGATGACGACGAAGGTTTTCTGACTGAACATCCACAAAATGTGGACGTACCTAAAGTTAGGAATATGCCAGTTCTATCCGGTTTCAATAGCAACGAGGATCTTGTCAATTACGCTTATAAAACTGCCGATGAATACCTGAGCGTCTTCAACAATTTATTGAAGACGACCTTtaattatgatgatgatttcACTGCAATGGAAGACATCGTTCGTCACTTTTACATCGGTGACGAGGAGGTGAGTGATGAAGTAAAAGGCAGCATCACCGATTTCAGTTCAGACTTCCGTTTCACGTATCCAGTGCAGAGGAGTTTGAAGAAATTCCTCGAGAACGGTGCCAAGGATATCTTCCAATACGTGTTCTCGTACAGTGGGGGAAGGAATTTCGCCAAGACGATAGAAAATGTTACGGGTGACGGTGCATCGCACGCCGACGAAATCGGTTACCTTTTCGATCTGTCCTACGACAAAGCGACGCCTTCGGAAGACGATCAGAGAATCATTGACCAGATGACCACGCTCTGGACAAACTTCGTTAAATACGG AAATCCAACACCAGAGACAACAGAACTCCTGCCCTTGAAATGGATTCCAATAACGAATGAAACTTACAACTATCTCGACATCGACAAGGAGCTGTCTTTGAAGAAGCGACCGTTTCACGACAGACTGGCTTTTTGGGAGCTGTTCTACCAGGTCAACGAAGATAAGCTAAAGAGTCACAATGGAGATTGA